The genome window ATTAAAACAGATAAACGCACGCTTTCTGAGGCGATGGAAGGCGCTGATATGTTTTTTGGGGTTTCGGCAAAAGGTGCACTAACCGCTGAGATGGTAAAATCAATGGCACCAAAACCAATTATTTTTGCTATGGCTAATCCTGATCCGGAAATTACACCTGAAGAAGTAGCAGAAATACGTGATGATGTTATTATAGCAACAGGTCGATCAGATTATCCCAATCAAATTAATAATGTTCTTTGTTTTCCTTATATATTTCGCGGTGCTCTTGATATTCGTGCAACGGTTATCAATGAAAGCATGAAAATTGCTGCAGCAAAAGCTATTGCAAAATTGGCTCATGAGGAAGTCCCTGATGGTGTTGTAGAAGCTTATCGTGGAAACCGCCTGAAATTTGGTCCCAATTATATTATTCCAGTTCCATTTGATCCACGTTTACTAACAGTTGTTTCAATTGCGGTGGCAAAAGCAGGAATGGAAAGCGGTGTTGCTAGAAAATATATTCACGATTTAAAAGCGTATGAACGTGATTTGAATGCTCGACGTGATCCCATTGCATCCACGATGCGTGGTGTTTATGATTATGTTTGTCAGGCACCAAAGAAAATTGTTTTTGCAGAAGGGGAAGAAGAGCCGGTCATACGAGCGGCTGTATCTTACGTTCATCAAAAATTAGGGAAAGCAATTTTAGTTGGTCGTGAAGAACAGATTAAAGATACTGCTGCTATTGCAGGAATTGACCTTGAGCGTGAAGGAATTTCCATTATAAATGCAAAGCTGTCTTGTCGCACTGATGCTTATGCTCAATATTTTTATAAAAAGATGCAGCGCCAAGGCTGGCTATTGCGTGATTGTCACCGTCTTATTAATAATGATCGCAATTATTTTTCTTCTTGTATGTTAGCTTTGGGTGATGCTGATGCAATGATTACAGGAGTAACACGGAATTATGAAACGGCTTTGGTAGATATATGCCGAGTGATTGATGAAAAACCACAAGAACGGTTAATTGGTATTTCAATAGCTATTTGTCGTGGACGTACTGTGTTTATTGCGGATACAGCAGTTTATGAGCATCCTAATCCTGAAGAACTTGCTGATATAGCTGAACAGACAGCTTTTTTTGTTCGTGGATTTGGGTATCAACCGCGGGTAGCATTTTTAGCATTTTCTACTTTTGGTCATATAAAAGGTCAAGTTACACAACGTATTCAAAGAGCTATTGATATTTTACATGAACGTAAAGTTGATTTTGAATTTGATGGAGAAATAAGTGCTGATGTGGCTCTTAATTTGAAATTGATGCAACAATATCCCTTTATGGGATTGACTGAACCGGCTAATGTTTTAGTGATGCCTGGATATCATTCATCTTCAATTTCTAGCAAAATGTTACAAGAACTTGGTGAAGCAACCATTATTGGTCCTGTTCTGATTGGATTGAAGAGATCAGTGCAAATTGTACCGTTTAGTGGGCGCGATACAGATATTGTTAATATCGCAACTTTGGCTGCTTATCATGCAGAAAAAATTACTAAAAAAAATAAAGACCTTTGAGATTTCAAAGGTTTTTTTATAGTGAAAGAAATAAAAATAAATTTTATGTAATTTTACAAGCTAATTTTTAAGATGGTTGTGTTTGATTATTTTTTTGTTCTTCAGCAACACGTTTTTGGAACATAGTTGCAAAATCAATTGGATCAATCCACAAAGGTGGAAAACCACCGTTTTGTGTAGCATCAGATATAATTTGCCGAGCAAAAGGAAACAAAAGACGCGGACATTCAATAAAAACAAGCGGCATTATATGCTCCTGTGGAATATTTTTAATATGGAAAATACCACCATAAATCAGCTCTACGTGAAATAGCATCTCAGTATCATCTTTAGTTTTGACTGAAAGGGATAATATGACATCATAATTGTCATCACCAATTGGATTAGCGTTGACATTAATGTTAACATCAATTTGTGGTGCTTTTTCTCGTGGACGCAATGAACGAGGTGCATTCGGATTTTCAAATGAAAAATCTTTTAAATATTGGGTCAAAACAGCAAAAACCGGTTCTCCACTATTATTATGCATTTCACCTTCGGTCATACTAAAAACCTTTCATTAATAATACACATATTTCTATCGTAAGTTTAAAATAAATTACCATGACTTGCAAAGGGTTGCAAGAAATGCTCTCCTTATCTTTAATTATTTTTTGTATCTTAGTGATTATCATTATTTTTATACCAGGGAGATTTTTCGGTATTATAGCTCTGATAATCTTCTGCGTTAAGTTCAATTATTTTTTCAGATTTATTTTTTGTATTAGAATTTGTTTTATTGATAAAGAATAAAAAAAGATTCCAGATAAAAGTATGAATTGGTTTTATAAGGAATAATATTCCACAAATATCGCTTATAAAACCAGGAAGAATAAGCAAAACTGCACCAAAAACGGTAAGCACATCATTAGCTATGTAATATTCTAGTATATGTCTTTGAATGAGTTTATTTTGTATATTTTTTATAAGACTTATACCTTTAATACGCAACAAAACAATTCCACTTATCATTGTTAAAAGAATTAAGCTCAAAGTTCCTAAAACTCCAATCTCTTTTCCAACAATAATAAAACCAGCGATTTCAAAAAGGAGAGCGCTGAGAACTATAGTTAAAAAAAATCGAGATTTTATATGATAAAATTTTGTCAAATGAAGATATCCTTCTTAAGTTTTTGTTGAGAAAATTATTTACTCTTTATCTCAATTTAAATTGGGGAGTCATAAACATTATTTAAATAATAAATTTACTTATTTTACATGTTTATTGATAAATGATATTGACTGCAATGATAATCATTTAAGGCTTGGAGATTGACAGCACTCATGGAACTTGACATTGTACTGATAATAGCTCTTATTGTCGTAGTTGTCGTTTTTGTGCAACTACGGAATGTGTTGGGAAAACGGATTGGTTTTGAAAAACCTCCCTTTGATTCTTATTCCGGTTATCCTAAAAAGCAGATTAAAGTGGAAACAATCGATAATATCATACCTGATCAGTCTTCTTCACAAAAGAGTGATTTTAGCGAAATTGATGCTATTGCATCAGAAGGGAGCAAACTGAATAGTGGTTTGCGTGCTATTCTTCAGTCTGATCCTTCTTTTTCTCCTCAATTTTTTACGAATGGTGTTAAAATTGTCTACGAAATAATTATGACAGCTTTTGCTCAAGGTGATCGTCTGCGGCTTAAAGAACACCTTTCATCTGATGTTTTTGAGAGTTTTTGTGCAGCTATTGAGCAACGTGAAAAAAATAATGAAAGAGTTCAATTTACTTTTATAGGGATTAATAGGATTGAATTTATTGTAGCAGAAATGCAGAAAAAAGAAGCGTTTTTAACAGTACGTATTGTTAGTGAAATGATTTCCGCAACTTATAATGAACAAGAGAAATGTATAGATGGTGATCCTGAAGCTATTATAGAAATTAGAGATATCTGGACTTTTGTTCGCGATACTATGTCCCAAAGCCCGAATTGGAAGCTTTTTGCAACCGAAGATGAAAATTAAAATTGTTTTTGTCTTATGGAGAATTTTTCATAAGATTACATGAGATTAAAAGATATAATGGTTAAGGATAAAGGAAAAGCAAAACCACTGGTTCTACAAGACTATTTTTTATGGGAGCAGGTCTGTCGTACGACAGTGCCGTTTCATGATCGCTTTTCTCTTATGCAGGAAAATGTTGATAATAAAAAGCTAAAAGCTATACAAATTCTTCCATCTTATCAAGAAGGTCAAAAGAAGCAAAAGTCAACGGTATTTAAAGAACAAGAGAGAGGAATAATGAAAGCAAAGAAAATGCAGTGTTTTGATCGTACAGTGCATCGTAAAATTGCAAAAGGTCTCTGTCGTATAGAAGCACGTATCGATCTTCATGGTTTGATACAAGATGAAGCGTATCGTTGTTTAAAAGAATTCTTAAAATCCTCTCACCAGCGCGGATTGCGTTGTGTTCTGGTGATAACAGGAAAAGGTCGTTCGCACGGTAGCGATGGCATTTTGTGTCGATTTGTTCCTTATTGGCTATCAACACCTATTTTTCAATATTATGTTCACACTTTTGAGCAAGCAGTTCATAAACATGGGGGGGTGGTGCTCTTTATATTAAGTTACGCCGTTTTCCATAAAGGAAAAGGAATATAGGTCAGTTAATGCATATATGAATTGTGTTGTGATTTTGATTATACACAAACGCTCTTACTCTTTTGTATTTTTTTGCAACTGCAGATCTCTTCGAACATAGACCGCATAGGATTTAAATCCTTATCTCGCATTGCACTAACACAAACGTTTAGCATATGGTCTTCTGTCACTTTTCTAAAATAAAGCTTGTAGCCTGCAATTTGGGCGAGTCTTTCACAAAATATCTGTTGCGTTAAGTTGTTACCTTTTTTGAAAGGACGTATGTAACTGAGAGAGGCAAATATTGGTGTTATTTCATTGATAAATTCTTCACGCGATAAGTTTTGTAAATTATTCTTCCTGACAAGTGTCTTTTCGATTTCTTTTAAATTTTTTTGAATTTCGTTACCGATTGCAAAAAAAGTATTCGAAATTACTTTTTTCAGTTTTGGTTGGGCAGCAATTGTTCCATCCGAAAACCTAAATGGAACATCACGAGTATGTCCAGCCCATTCAAACACTTTTTTAAACAAAGACTTGTGAATATATTTCAGATAATTGGAATCAAATTTTTTTGGTAAAGGCTCTTTGCTCAGACAATAAGCTGCGTATGCTGAATGATATTCACATCTCCTCTCAAGTTCTACAGGATCTTTTATATTCAATATATTTTTCAATGTGCAAGTATTTGGATAGTTATAATTATAATTATCAACTAGATTTATCTCTTCTAGTTCATTTTCGTTCATGATAACCTCTTTAAATAATGTGACGCTATTCCCAAGCGTATTAAATTCTTCTAACAAATAATTCCCTATATTAAATTTTTAATTAGAAACCACAATTATCATTTTCGAGCAATTTCATTCTGAATATTCAAAACTGTTTTCTCATTATATCTGTCTAATAATTTTCTTTTTCCTTATTTACTGATTTGTTAATATAAAGTTTTTCTCATAAAGTGATTACTCACAAATGGTAGACTATAGGGATCATTATGAAATAAAAAAGAGCTTTTAAAGGTATCTTTCCAAATATTTTTTGAAAATTTAAAGAATATTTATATTTTTTATTACTTTTACTGCTTGTACGTATTGTTTTTTTTGTTTAATACTTCTTAATTTCATCTTCTGAAAACTTTACAGTTCTAAATAATGTCCAATTTTTTGAGTGACTTTAAAAAATCTTTCAACTCTTTTGCTTTGCGGGTTTTTATAAATTGATATTTTAAAATTTTCAAGGTTAGAAATAGCCTTAAGAAAAATAAACAACCGATTTAGAAAGCTATTTAATCGATTTCAAATCTATGATTAAAATTTATCAGTTCATTTTATGTTACGTTATTCATGATTTGTGAAAAAGTTGCATGAACAAGAGTTCTCAAATTTTGTAATAAATTATAGGTAATTTTTAGGATAAGGTTTTTTATGGAAAGAAAAGCTTTTCTGTTACAGGAATAATTATTTATGCTTTTATTTCAAAAAGTTCTTCTGGTTTGAAATGGTAAATCGTTGAGCAGAATTCACATGTGACAGACGTTTGTTGGTTTTCTATTGTTTGAGTACGTTTTTCAACAGAAAAACTTTTTAATATGTCTTTAATTTTTTCTCGTGAGCAAGAACAGTGATCTATAATAGAAAAAGTTTGAAAAACTTTTACACCTTGTTCATGGAAAAGGCGAAAAAGTAATCGTTCAGTGCTAACTTGAGGATCTGTAAGTTCTGCACTGTCAATAGTTGCAGTGAGGGCTTTAGCTTCTTGCCATTGGTTTTCAAGTTGGATACGGGTTTTTATTTTCTCTGATTTTGTATTTTTTTGATATGGGGCATCAAGATTAGGAGAGGCCTGAGGTAAGAGCTGAATCAAAAACCCTCCTGCCCGCCAGCTTTTTTGTATTTTTCCCTTTCGATCACGGTTAATTAACATGGAAACTGCCAAACGGAGATCAGTAGGAATTTGTTCTGATTGATTAAAATAGGTACGAGAAGCTTCTTGAAAGTTTGATCCATCTAAGGCAACTATTCCTTTATAGCTCTGTATATAGGGTCCTTGATCAATAGTGAAAGCCAAAGTTCCTTTTCCAAGAAGAATTTCTG of Bartonella sp. JB63 contains these proteins:
- a CDS encoding NADP-dependent malic enzyme codes for the protein MKKNGKDQTTYKKLYSVCEQEALDFHSGDRPGKLEIVATKPMATQYDLALAYSPGVSVPVKAIAENPLMAYDYTAKGNLVAVISNGTAILGLGNLGALASKPVMEGKAVLFKRFSDVDSIDLEVNTNDTESFINLVRYLEPSFGGINLEDIKAPDCFIIESRLRELMNIPVFHDDQHGTAIIVAAGVINALHLTGRNMQDTRLVCNGAGSAGIACIELIKAMGFRSENILLCDTKGVVYEGRKEGMNQWKAAHAIKTDKRTLSEAMEGADMFFGVSAKGALTAEMVKSMAPKPIIFAMANPDPEITPEEVAEIRDDVIIATGRSDYPNQINNVLCFPYIFRGALDIRATVINESMKIAAAKAIAKLAHEEVPDGVVEAYRGNRLKFGPNYIIPVPFDPRLLTVVSIAVAKAGMESGVARKYIHDLKAYERDLNARRDPIASTMRGVYDYVCQAPKKIVFAEGEEEPVIRAAVSYVHQKLGKAILVGREEQIKDTAAIAGIDLEREGISIINAKLSCRTDAYAQYFYKKMQRQGWLLRDCHRLINNDRNYFSSCMLALGDADAMITGVTRNYETALVDICRVIDEKPQERLIGISIAICRGRTVFIADTAVYEHPNPEELADIAEQTAFFVRGFGYQPRVAFLAFSTFGHIKGQVTQRIQRAIDILHERKVDFEFDGEISADVALNLKLMQQYPFMGLTEPANVLVMPGYHSSSISSKMLQELGEATIIGPVLIGLKRSVQIVPFSGRDTDIVNIATLAAYHAEKITKKNKDL
- the secB gene encoding protein-export chaperone SecB, translating into MTEGEMHNNSGEPVFAVLTQYLKDFSFENPNAPRSLRPREKAPQIDVNINVNANPIGDDNYDVILSLSVKTKDDTEMLFHVELIYGGIFHIKNIPQEHIMPLVFIECPRLLFPFARQIISDATQNGGFPPLWIDPIDFATMFQKRVAEEQKNNQTQPS
- a CDS encoding FxsA family protein; the encoded protein is MTKFYHIKSRFFLTIVLSALLFEIAGFIIVGKEIGVLGTLSLILLTMISGIVLLRIKGISLIKNIQNKLIQRHILEYYIANDVLTVFGAVLLILPGFISDICGILFLIKPIHTFIWNLFLFFINKTNSNTKNKSEKIIELNAEDYQSYNTEKSPWYKNNDNH
- a CDS encoding Tim44/TimA family putative adaptor protein; this translates as MELDIVLIIALIVVVVVFVQLRNVLGKRIGFEKPPFDSYSGYPKKQIKVETIDNIIPDQSSSQKSDFSEIDAIASEGSKLNSGLRAILQSDPSFSPQFFTNGVKIVYEIIMTAFAQGDRLRLKEHLSSDVFESFCAAIEQREKNNERVQFTFIGINRIEFIVAEMQKKEAFLTVRIVSEMISATYNEQEKCIDGDPEAIIEIRDIWTFVRDTMSQSPNWKLFATEDEN
- a CDS encoding Fic/DOC family protein — protein: MNENELEEINLVDNYNYNYPNTCTLKNILNIKDPVELERRCEYHSAYAAYCLSKEPLPKKFDSNYLKYIHKSLFKKVFEWAGHTRDVPFRFSDGTIAAQPKLKKVISNTFFAIGNEIQKNLKEIEKTLVRKNNLQNLSREEFINEITPIFASLSYIRPFKKGNNLTQQIFCERLAQIAGYKLYFRKVTEDHMLNVCVSAMRDKDLNPMRSMFEEICSCKKIQKSKSVCV
- a CDS encoding Hsp33 family molecular chaperone is translated as MHKESKDQIYLNNFYQNRDNTVVPFQVEELDIRGRVVQLGESLNSILTRHQYPDPVSHLLAEALVITVLLGTSLKFEGKIILQTHSDGPVNMLVCDFVPPSNLRGYARFNKEKLQAITNGQTSSEILLGKGTLAFTIDQGPYIQSYKGIVALDGSNFQEASRTYFNQSEQIPTDLRLAVSMLINRDRKGKIQKSWRAGGFLIQLLPQASPNLDAPYQKNTKSEKIKTRIQLENQWQEAKALTATIDSAELTDPQVSTERLLFRLFHEQGVKVFQTFSIIDHCSCSREKIKDILKSFSVEKRTQTIENQQTSVTCEFCSTIYHFKPEELFEIKA